AAATGCCGAAGTAAGAATTGGTTTTGGAGAAGTTTCAAGTCAATTATTACCTCCTTTTATCAGACAATGAAGTGAAGATAAATCTTCTGAAGAGATATAGAAATAAAAAAACCTTGGTCATCGCCAAGGTTTTTTTATATTTTATTTGAATCTCGCAAAGTCGCAGAGACGCATTTCTTTTAAACCATATAAGTGATACAAGAAAATTTAAGTTTGAATTAAATGAACTCATATCACTTATATATGGTTTTATTTTTTTTAATTATGCAGGAATCTGCTGACTCAAACAGTGTAAAGTCCCAAATCCCCAGATAAAATCAATACAGCTTATTCCAATTACTTCACGATCAGGGAAACATTCTGCTAAAATATTTAAAGCCACACGATCATTACTGTCATTAAATGTTGGTACTAGAACACAATTATTCAAAATCAAGAAATTAGCATAACTTGCTGGTAAACGTAAATCTTCAAAATCAACACGCTTAGGCATTGGCAATGCTACAATTACAGGAGATTTTCCATTTTCTAATTTTGCATTTTGCAAGCGTTTCAAATTGTCTTGTAAAGGTTTGTAGTTTGAATCGTTTTTATCAGTTTCAACAATCGTAACAATTGTATCTTCGTTTACGAATCGGCATAAATCGTCGATATGTCCGTGTGTATCATCACCTTCAATTCCGTCTCCTAACCAAATTACATTGGTAACTCCAAGATATTCTTTAAAAACAGCTTCGTAATCTTCTTTGGTAAAACCTTGATTTCTTACCTGAATGGTTGGGTGCATCAAGCATTCTTCAGAAGTCAATAATGTACCTTTTCCGTTTACATCAATCGCTCCACCTTCTACAATTACCGGTTTTCCTTTATACGTTACCTGAGTTAAAGGAACATCAATAAAATCAGCTACTTTACCTGGAACAAATTTATCTAATTGATAGTTTTTATATTTTGCCCATCCGTTGAAGTTAAAATTTAAAGCTTCTCTTTTTGTACCATTTTTTACAATAATTGGTCCAGAGTCGCGCATCCAGCTTCTGTTGGTTTTATGAATGATATAAGAAACATTTTTAAGATTTACACGAGCTCTTTCAAGCATATCGTTTACTTTCTCTTTTAGTTTTTCATCGGCAACTACCAAGAAAACAGTTTCAAAAGTAGCTACTTTTTTTATGAACTCTACAAAAGCCCATTGAACGGCTTCGTATTTTCCAGGCCAGTCGTTACCATTGTGCGGAAAACACAAAACAATTCCTTGCTGCTTTTCCCATTCTGCTGGAAATCTTCTATTATTTGTTGACATAAATACGTTCTGATTTAGAAAGTGCAAAGATAGTCATTCGGCAGGATTATAAAACAGCTCAATAAAAAGATATCACATTTCACCCAAAATATCTTATAAAATTTAAGTTAAAGATTAAATAATACAGCCTTAATATTACACCCAAATCCCATAATTACTTTTGGCAAAAACTAAAACACAATCAAAATGAAGAAATTAAGCATTTCATTATTTGCCGCATTATTAATTATGGCAAGCTGTAATAATGATGACAATTCTAAAAATGACGAACAACCAGAAGCAGTTGTAAACGAAAATCCGGGAACTTTTAAAGAAATCGGTTCTATTACAATTGGTGGTGAAGCTGCCGCCGAAATTTCGGCTTACTGTGAAAAAACAAAAAGATTATTTACAGTAAATAACAGCGGTGTAAACCAAATTGATGTTATTGATATTGCTGATCCCACAAAACCAATGAAAATTGGTAAAATTGATTTAGCAGCTTATGAAGGTGCCGCAAACAGTGTTTCAGTTTTTGACGGAAAACTCGCGGTTGCATTAGAATCTACTAGTAACAAACAAGGAAACGGTAAAGTATTAGTTTTTAACACTTCAGACTACAGTTTGATTAAGCAGGTAACCGTAGGTGCGTTGCCAGATATGGTTACTTTTTCTCCAGATGGAAAATACATCATGACTGCTAATGAAGGTGAACCAAATACCGATTATTCACAAGATCCAAATGGAACAATTTCAATCATTGAAACAAGCACTTACAGCGTTACAACTTTAGATTTTAGTTCGTTTGCAAGTCAAGCAGAAGCGTTAAAAAAAGATGGGTTCAGAATTTCAAAATTTGCCAAAACTAGTTTTGCTCAAGATATCGAGCCAGAATATATTACTATTTCTGATGATTCTAAAACAGCTTGGGTAACTTTACAAGAAAATAACGGTGTCGCAAAAGTTGATTTGACTTCCAAAACGATTACTGCTATTTATCCTTTAGGTCTAAAAGATTACAATACGGCTGAAAATGCTATTGATGTAAGCGACAGCGATAACAAAATTGCATTTAATCCTTGGAAAGTAAAAGGTCTTTATATGCCAGATGCTATCAGTCATTTTACAGTAAACAATACTCCTTATTTTGTTACTGCTAACGAAGGTGATGCAAGAGAATACAACGCTTATTCTGATGTAAAACGTATGAAAAACATGACTCTTGATGCAACTGTTTTTCCTGATGCGGCAACTTTAAAATTAGATGGTAATTTGGGAAGATTAAATCTTGTTGCCGATATGGGAGATACTGATGGAGATGGAGATTTAGACCAAATAGTAAGCTTTGGAGGAAGATCATTCTCAATCTGGAATGGAAACACAGGAAAAATTGTTTACGACAGTAAAAATGATGTTGACAAAAAAACTAATGAATTAGGAACTTATGATGATAAGAGAAGTGATGATAAAGGTTCTGAACCAGAAGCCGTAGTTTCTGTAAAAATGGGCAATCAGAATATTTTATTTGTAGGACTTGAAAGATCCGATGCTTTTATGGTTTATGATGTCACGAATCCAATTTCTCCACAATATTTACAAACTGTTAAAACGGGTGATGCGCCAGAAGGAGTTTTATTTATTCCAGCTTCAAAAAGCCCAACTAAAAGAAGTTTATTAGTAGTAAGCAGCGAAGGTGACGGCTCTGTAAAAATTTATCAGCCAGATTTGAAATAACCAAATTTCACAAATTCAAAAAGGGTAAGATTTAAATTTTACCCTTTTTTTATGCAAAAAATCAAATTTTAATCACCACATTTTCAGAATTATAAGCAAAATAGTGGAAATTATGTAAACGAGGTTACAACACATTTCCAAAATACGGGGTCTACTTTTGTCTGAGTTAAATAAAAATGAATAAATTTTGATATCATGAAAAAGAAATTAGTATCAGTATCCCTTCTTCTATTAGCGCTTACTGCAGGTGCTCAAAATATGGCGACTACATCAGCAAAAACAATTGTTGATCAACCTGAATATAATAAATGGTCTATTGAATTAAATGGAGGTGTAAACAAACCAACTAGAGCAATGACTGCAGGTTATGCTACAGAATCTTTAAATTTCTTTCACGGAGATTTAGGTGTTCGATATATGTTTAATCCAAAATTTGGGGTAAAATTAGATGTAGGTTACGACCAGTTTAAAGAGAAAAAAAATACTCCTGATTTTGAAAGCCGTTATGTTAGAGCCAGCTTACAAGGAGTTATTAACGTAGGACGTGCCTTAAATTTTGAAACTTGGACAAACACTATCGGTATTTTAGCACATGGTGGTTTTGGAGTTTCACAAATTAGTACTGAAACTGGTTTTGGAGGTCAAGATTACATGGCACACGGAATCGCTGGTATTACCGGACAGATTAAATTAAGCAACCGAGTAGCTTTGACTGGTGACCTTACGGGAATTATTAACGGAAGACAAAACTGGAATTTTGACGGAATGGGTAATACTACTACAGGTTCTTTTGATGGTATTCTTTTAAATGCTTCTGTTGGTTTAACCTTCTACTTAGGTAAACACGAAAAACATGCTGACTGGGTTGGCGAAGAAGATAGAATTGGTGAATTGGAAAAAAGAGTGGACTTAATCGAAACTGGTCTTATTGATTCAGATAAAGATGGTGTTGCTGATTTATACGATTTAGAACCAAACACAATTGCAGGTGTTGCAGTTAATACAAAAGGACAATCAATTGATAACAATCAAAATGGTGTGCCAGATGAGTTAGAAAGCTATTTGGATAAAACATATGAAAAGAAAGGCGCTGGATCAGCTACAAACAATACTGTTGAAGAATTAATCAACGGAGGTTATGTAAATGTGTACTTTGATTTCAATTCTTCTAAACCAACAAACGCTTCTTTATCTGGGGTTGATTTCTTAGTAAAATACCTAAAAAATAACCCAGGAAAATCTGCTGACATTATTGGATATGCTGATGAAATTGGAAGTTCAAACTACAATGCTGAATTGTCAAGAAAAAGAGCTGAAGCTGTGAAAAAAGTAGCAATAAATGCGGGAATTGATGCATCGAGACTGAATGTAATTGCTAACGGAGAGGATACTTCGGTTAACAAAAATTCTAAAGAGGCACGTCAAATCGTGAGAAGAGTTACTTTCCAAGTGAAGTAATATAGATATAAAGCTAAAAATAATAAGAAGAACTGTTTCAATAATGAGGCAGTTCTTTTTTTTGTTTCAATAAAACTACTAAAGAGCTTCAGAGAAGCGGAATATTTATAGAAAATATTTGCGTATATATTAAAAAAGCTCTAGCGGAGCGACATGTTTAGATATATCGCTCCGCTGGAGCTTTTCATGTGTATTTATTGAAATTCTATAAATATTTCGCTTTTCTAAAGCGTACAAAAAAAGAGCTGTCTTTTTCAGACAGCTCTTTTAAAAATTATGATAAATCTAAATTATTTATCGATTGCTCTTTTTGTAATATCACCAAAGGCATCAATTCTTCTGTCTCTGAAGAATGGCCAGTTTTGACGAACATTTTCTTGTAAATCCAAATCAACCTCAGCGATTAGAATTTCTTCTTTATCATGAGAAGCTTGAGCTAAAATTTCACCTTGTGGGCCAGCGATGAAAGAGGCTCCCCAGAATTGAATTCCTTCGGTTCCATCGATGTATTTTTCAAGACCAATTCTGTTAGCTGCCGCTACGAAAACTCCATTTGCTACAGCATGACCTTTCATAACGTTCATCCAAGCTCCATATTGGTTTTCTCCGTATTGTTCTTTTTCTTTTGGATGCCATCCAATTGCTGTTGGGTAGAATAAAACTTCTGCACCTTTAAGCGCTGTAATACGAGCTGCTTCTGGATACCATTGATCCCAACAGATTAAAGTTCCAACCGTTCCTTTTTTAGTTTCAATTGCCTGAAAACCTAAATCACCTGGAGTAAAATAGAATTTTTCATAGAAATGCGGATCGTCTGGAATATGCATTTTACGGTATAAACCAGCTTCAGTTCCATCAGCATCAATAATATAAGCACTATTATGATAGATTCCTGCCATTCTTTTTTCGAAGAAAGGAACGATAATAACTACTCCTAATTCTTTTGCCAATTCACTGAATGCAATAAATGAAGTACTATAAAGCGGTTCTGCTAATGCAAAATTATCTACATCCTCGCTTTGGCAGAAATAATGACTGCTATATAATTCAGGAAGTAAGATCACTTCTGCCCCTTGACTTGCAGCATCTCTTACCCAGCTGATACATTTTTTAAGATTATTTTCGGCAACATCATTCAGGTTTAACTGAATAACCGATATTTTATATTTTCTTTTCGCCATGACATAAAATTTAGAGTGCAAAAATAGTAAATTTTAAAGGAATGGCAAAGCCAACACTCTTCAATCCAGATAACTTTAAAAACATAGTTACAAAAAGTTTGTAAAGAATTTATGCTACTAAAAGCTAGTCAAATATCTTTCAAAACAAAAAAACATTTTACAGAAATAAGTTCTATAAAATGTTTTATAAAGTATGTCTTAAAAAAATTACTGAATAACAAGTTTCTTTACTAAAAATTCAGTTTCAGATTTTTTAAATTTAATTTCAAAAGTTCCTTTTGACTGTGGTGAAAATGTATAAACTGTATGTAGAGCCGTTGGTGTCTCATTACCACAAGTTGTAGGATAAGTTACTTCTATCTGAAATCCTTCTTCTTTTCCAATTGATATATTTCCAATTCTATCAAATTTACCACATGCATTGTCTACAATAAACGATATGTCATAATTAATATCAACTCCTACTTTTCCAGTTTCTGGTCCGCTGATTGCTGTAACATTTGCCGCTCTTGAAATGGTTTGAGGTGTTTCTTTTCCATTGTCATCACTACTGCATGAAAGCAAAGAAACTGCTAAAAACAGTATTGTCAAAACTGATTGTAATCTAAAGGTTTTCATATAAATTTATTAAGTTCATTATTATAAAGATGAGGCTAAATTACAAAGGTTGCGTAACAAAACACAAATAATTTCATATATTTTTTTCACTTTGCTTTTAAAATCAAAACCATTTTACATCAATTAAAATCTCTGTAAAATGGTTTATAAAAAACAAATCAACTCAATAAACTTTATTCAATCACTACTTTTTGAGTAAGGAATTCTGTTTCTGATTTTTTGAATTTAATGTCATAAGTTCCTTTTGCTGTCGCTTTAAATTTGTAAACGGTCTTTTTTGGATCTGGAACTTGTTGTATACAAACTTCGCTTGGGTATTTTGCTATTACTTGTAATCCTTTTACGGCACCAATGGTTACTTCAGAAATTTTGTCAAATTCTCCACATGCATTGTC
This is a stretch of genomic DNA from Flavobacterium endoglycinae. It encodes these proteins:
- a CDS encoding OmpA family protein gives rise to the protein MKKKLVSVSLLLLALTAGAQNMATTSAKTIVDQPEYNKWSIELNGGVNKPTRAMTAGYATESLNFFHGDLGVRYMFNPKFGVKLDVGYDQFKEKKNTPDFESRYVRASLQGVINVGRALNFETWTNTIGILAHGGFGVSQISTETGFGGQDYMAHGIAGITGQIKLSNRVALTGDLTGIINGRQNWNFDGMGNTTTGSFDGILLNASVGLTFYLGKHEKHADWVGEEDRIGELEKRVDLIETGLIDSDKDGVADLYDLEPNTIAGVAVNTKGQSIDNNQNGVPDELESYLDKTYEKKGAGSATNNTVEELINGGYVNVYFDFNSSKPTNASLSGVDFLVKYLKNNPGKSADIIGYADEIGSSNYNAELSRKRAEAVKKVAINAGIDASRLNVIANGEDTSVNKNSKEARQIVRRVTFQVK
- a CDS encoding choice-of-anchor I family protein, translated to MKKLSISLFAALLIMASCNNDDNSKNDEQPEAVVNENPGTFKEIGSITIGGEAAAEISAYCEKTKRLFTVNNSGVNQIDVIDIADPTKPMKIGKIDLAAYEGAANSVSVFDGKLAVALESTSNKQGNGKVLVFNTSDYSLIKQVTVGALPDMVTFSPDGKYIMTANEGEPNTDYSQDPNGTISIIETSTYSVTTLDFSSFASQAEALKKDGFRISKFAKTSFAQDIEPEYITISDDSKTAWVTLQENNGVAKVDLTSKTITAIYPLGLKDYNTAENAIDVSDSDNKIAFNPWKVKGLYMPDAISHFTVNNTPYFVTANEGDAREYNAYSDVKRMKNMTLDATVFPDAATLKLDGNLGRLNLVADMGDTDGDGDLDQIVSFGGRSFSIWNGNTGKIVYDSKNDVDKKTNELGTYDDKRSDDKGSEPEAVVSVKMGNQNILFVGLERSDAFMVYDVTNPISPQYLQTVKTGDAPEGVLFIPASKSPTKRSLLVVSSEGDGSVKIYQPDLK
- a CDS encoding adaptor complexes medium subunit family protein is translated as MKTFRLQSVLTILFLAVSLLSCSSDDNGKETPQTISRAANVTAISGPETGKVGVDINYDISFIVDNACGKFDRIGNISIGKEEGFQIEVTYPTTCGNETPTALHTVYTFSPQSKGTFEIKFKKSETEFLVKKLVIQ
- a CDS encoding carbon-nitrogen hydrolase, with the translated sequence MAKRKYKISVIQLNLNDVAENNLKKCISWVRDAASQGAEVILLPELYSSHYFCQSEDVDNFALAEPLYSTSFIAFSELAKELGVVIIVPFFEKRMAGIYHNSAYIIDADGTEAGLYRKMHIPDDPHFYEKFYFTPGDLGFQAIETKKGTVGTLICWDQWYPEAARITALKGAEVLFYPTAIGWHPKEKEQYGENQYGAWMNVMKGHAVANGVFVAAANRIGLEKYIDGTEGIQFWGASFIAGPQGEILAQASHDKEEILIAEVDLDLQENVRQNWPFFRDRRIDAFGDITKRAIDK
- a CDS encoding agmatine deiminase family protein; this encodes MSTNNRRFPAEWEKQQGIVLCFPHNGNDWPGKYEAVQWAFVEFIKKVATFETVFLVVADEKLKEKVNDMLERARVNLKNVSYIIHKTNRSWMRDSGPIIVKNGTKREALNFNFNGWAKYKNYQLDKFVPGKVADFIDVPLTQVTYKGKPVIVEGGAIDVNGKGTLLTSEECLMHPTIQVRNQGFTKEDYEAVFKEYLGVTNVIWLGDGIEGDDTHGHIDDLCRFVNEDTIVTIVETDKNDSNYKPLQDNLKRLQNAKLENGKSPVIVALPMPKRVDFEDLRLPASYANFLILNNCVLVPTFNDSNDRVALNILAECFPDREVIGISCIDFIWGFGTLHCLSQQIPA